The Myxococcales bacterium genome contains the following window.
TCGAGTCTGTCACACGCTCAAGGGGGACGCGTTGTCGTTGGGATTCGAATCTCTCGGGCGACTCGCCCACGCCCTCGAAGACCTGTTGGCAGCCGCTCGGAGCGGAGAACTAGAGGTAGAGGCTGATCTCATCAGCCTGCTTCTCGAAGCAGTGGACACCGCCAGGTTCATGGCTGCCCATGCGCTCGAAGGACAGGACGAGGAGTCGCTCGTTGCGGCGGAAATGCACGAACGCATTCAAGCCCATCTCCAAGCGGGCAATGTAACGACAGTTCCAAAGGTAGCCGCGCAGCCTGCAGCCGAGCTTCACGAAGCGTCACGTACCCCGGATGTCGCCCAGACCTTGCGCGTACGAGTCGATCTTCTCGATCGTTTGCTCAATCTCGCGGGCGAGATCGCCATTGGACGCGGCGGGATGACCGAACGCCTTTTGGGCGATCTCGCGCCGAGCACGGAAGAGCTACTCGAGATTCACCAGGAGTTGGACCCACTCGTAGACGAGTTGCAGCAGGCCGTGATGGCCCTGAGGCTCGTCCCAATTTCTCCACTCCTTCGGCAACAGCATCGCTTGGTGCGCGACGCCGCAATTGCGGAGGGAAAGCAGGCCCGATTGGTCGTCAATGGCGACGGGGCCGAGCTGGATACGACCATTGTCGAGCACTTGCGAGATCCACTCAGTCACTTGATGCGCAATGCCATTGCGCACGGGATCGAATCAGCGGACGAGCGCATTCGGGCGGGAAAATCGCCTGAGGGACAGATCACGCTTTCCGCCGAGCGGAAGGGAGCCAGCATCTTTGTCGATATCCGAGACGACGGTCGTGGCCTCGACGCAAATCGAATTCGAAGCAGGGCCATACAAGTGGGACTGCTCCAAGAACACGAAGAGAGATCGGACCACGAACTCTTCGAGCTGATCTTCGAACCAGGTTTTTCAACACTGGACGAAGCGAGTCGCATTGCCGGACGCGGCGTCGGAATGGATGTCGTTCGACGCAACATCGAAAAGGTCGGAGGCACCGTCTCGATCGACAGCCAAACTGGCATCGGGACACATATTCAGATCGAGTTGCCATTGACGGTCGCAATCGTCGATACATTAGGAGTCGGAGTCGGCGGCGAAGACTATTTCATTCCACTCAACACCGTGGTCGAATGCCTCGAGCTGCCGCAGGCCTTGCGCAACGACTCAGCGGGGGGAGTGCTCGAGCTTCGCGGTCGTCCCCTGCCCTTCATTCGCCTGAATCGTGTCCTCAATACCCGAAAAACTGAATCTTCACGCGAGCATGTCGTCG
Protein-coding sequences here:
- a CDS encoding chemotaxis protein CheA gives rise to the protein MNELDDAEVTAILREVFAEQSVELFSEMEQALLALEREPTDVASLQTVFRVCHTLKGDALSLGFESLGRLAHALEDLLAAARSGELEVEADLISLLLEAVDTARFMAAHALEGQDEESLVAAEMHERIQAHLQAGNVTTVPKVAAQPAAELHEASRTPDVAQTLRVRVDLLDRLLNLAGEIAIGRGGMTERLLGDLAPSTEELLEIHQELDPLVDELQQAVMALRLVPISPLLRQQHRLVRDAAIAEGKQARLVVNGDGAELDTTIVEHLRDPLSHLMRNAIAHGIESADERIRAGKSPEGQITLSAERKGASIFVDIRDDGRGLDANRIRSRAIQVGLLQEHEERSDHELFELIFEPGFSTLDEASRIAGRGVGMDVVRRNIEKVGGTVSIDSQTGIGTHIQIELPLTVAIVDTLGVGVGGEDYFIPLNTVVECLELPQALRNDSAGGVLELRGRPLPFIRLNRVLNTRKTESSREHVVVIQHRGQRAGIAVDVLHGESQAVVKPLSALVPGTPGIAGTTIRSDGRVALLLDAPALLRKAVGWQTGGQHGGGTENRKSKTAGLTARAPLRS